Proteins from a genomic interval of Pseudomonas sp. RC10:
- the dtd gene encoding D-aminoacyl-tRNA deacylase, whose amino-acid sequence MKGLLQRVRSARVDVAGETVGAIDQGLLVLVGVEPQDTRASADKMLHKLLNYRVFSDADGKMNLSLNDVGGGLLLVSQFTLAADTKSGMRPSFSKAAPPALGAELFDYLLEKAKTSHGTVASGQFGADMQVHLVNDGPVTFLLET is encoded by the coding sequence ATGAAAGGTTTGCTCCAGCGCGTGCGTTCTGCTCGCGTCGATGTCGCGGGCGAAACGGTGGGCGCCATTGATCAAGGGTTGCTGGTGCTGGTGGGGGTCGAACCTCAAGACACTCGCGCCAGCGCCGACAAAATGCTGCACAAGCTGCTTAACTACCGGGTGTTCAGCGACGCCGACGGCAAAATGAACCTGTCATTGAACGACGTGGGCGGTGGATTACTGCTGGTTTCACAGTTCACATTGGCCGCCGACACTAAAAGCGGCATGCGCCCCAGCTTCTCCAAAGCCGCGCCTCCTGCCCTCGGCGCTGAATTGTTTGACTATTTGCTGGAAAAGGCTAAAACCTCGCACGGAACGGTCGCTTCGGGCCAATTTGGTGCGGATATGCAGGTGCATTTGGTGAATGATGGCCCTGTGACATTTTTGCTTGAGACCTGA
- the pip gene encoding prolyl aminopeptidase, which yields MQTLYPQIKPYARHDLAVEEPHVLYVDESGSPEGLPVVFIHGGPGAGCDAQSRRYFDPNLYRIITFDQRGCGRSTPHANLENNTTWHLVEDLERIRKHLGIDKWVLFGGSWGSTLSLAYAQTHPDRVHALILRGIFLCRPQEINWFYQEGASRLFPDYWQDYLAPIPQDERGDLLKAFHKRLVGSDQIAQMHAAKAWSTWEGRTATLRPNPLVVDRFSEPQRALSIARIECHYFTNNAFLEENQLIRDMPKIAHLPGIIVHGRYDVICPLDNAWELHQNWPNSELQVIRDAGHAASEPGITDALVRAASQVARRLLDLPPEEA from the coding sequence ATGCAGACTTTGTACCCGCAGATCAAACCTTATGCCCGGCACGATCTGGCAGTGGAAGAGCCTCATGTGCTGTATGTCGATGAAAGCGGCTCGCCGGAAGGCTTGCCGGTGGTGTTCATCCACGGCGGGCCGGGTGCGGGGTGCGATGCGCAGAGCCGTCGCTATTTCGATCCGAACCTGTACCGCATCATCACCTTCGACCAGCGCGGTTGCGGCCGTTCCACCCCTCACGCCAATCTCGAAAACAACACCACGTGGCACTTGGTCGAAGACCTTGAGCGCATTCGCAAACACTTGGGCATCGACAAATGGGTGCTGTTTGGCGGTTCGTGGGGCTCGACCCTTTCGCTGGCCTACGCCCAGACTCATCCTGATCGTGTGCACGCCCTGATTCTTCGCGGCATCTTTCTGTGCCGTCCGCAGGAGATCAATTGGTTCTATCAGGAAGGCGCGAGCCGTCTGTTCCCCGATTACTGGCAAGATTACCTGGCACCGATTCCGCAGGACGAGCGGGGCGATCTGCTCAAGGCCTTCCACAAGCGTCTGGTGGGCAGCGATCAGATCGCACAAATGCACGCGGCCAAGGCGTGGTCCACGTGGGAAGGTCGCACCGCGACACTGCGTCCGAACCCGCTGGTGGTGGACCGCTTCTCCGAGCCACAGCGCGCGCTGTCCATTGCCCGCATCGAATGCCATTACTTCACCAACAACGCCTTCCTTGAAGAAAACCAGCTGATTCGCGACATGCCCAAGATCGCGCACCTGCCGGGGATCATCGTGCATGGCCGCTACGACGTGATTTGCCCGCTGGATAACGCGTGGGAACTGCACCAGAACTGGCCAAACAGCGAATTGCAGGTGATTCGCGACGCAGGCCACGCGGCGTCCGAGCCGGGCATCACCGATGCGTTGGTACGCGCAGCGTCGCAAGTGGCGCGGCGTTTGCTCGATCTTCCGCCGGAAGAGGCTTGA
- a CDS encoding glycogen/starch/alpha-glucan phosphorylase: MSPEPNVRDAEVAAFREAVLTKLEFAVGKDADHAFDHDWFMAIALATRDKMAEKWMNHTRYIYRQEKKRVYYLSLEFLIGRLMFDSLSNLGILETAREALKGLNVDLERIRTLEPDAALGNGGLGRLAACFMESMSSLGIAGHGYGIRYEHGLFRQAIVDGWQQEQTENWLDFGNPWEFERPEVIYQIGFGGSVQPVLDSNGTPVLDASGETRQVWSAGETVRAIAYDTPVVGWRGKAVNTLRLWRARAVEDLHLERFNAGDHVGAVAEVVRAESISRVLYPNDSTEAGQELRLRQEYFFVSASLQDLLRRHKNMGYTINSLPEHAAIQMNDTHPSIAVAELMRILIDLYDVEWDEAWRITVGTLAYTNHTLLPEALETWSVGLMERMLPRHMQIIYMINAQHIDDVRLEHKDDPDLFGLLRAVSLIEEDNGRRVRMGNLAFIGSHSINGVSALHTQLMRKTVFAQLHKLYPDRINNKTNGITFRRWLFQSNPQLTSMLVEKLGEQVLDNHETALLKLEPLADNAAFQQAFAAQRLQSKTALANIVQERLGITLNPEALFDVQVKRIHEYKRQLLNLFHTVALYQAMRADPSTDWVPRVKIFAGKAAASYHSAKLIIKLANDIARTVNNDPTLRGRLKVVFLPNYNVSLAESIIPAADLSEQISTAGLEASGTSNMKFGLNGALTIGTLDGANVEMSEQVGLEHMFIFGMTSQEVEARKHAGEFNAHNDIASSPRLNDVLQAIRGGVFSPDDPYRYAGLIEQLINYDRFFVCADFESYWDAQARVEKRWHESKEWWRSAVLNTARMGWFSSDRTIREYANEIWQALD, encoded by the coding sequence ATGTCTCCGGAACCCAACGTTCGTGACGCTGAAGTGGCAGCCTTTCGTGAAGCTGTACTTACCAAACTCGAATTCGCTGTCGGCAAAGACGCCGACCATGCGTTCGACCATGACTGGTTCATGGCGATCGCCCTGGCGACTCGCGACAAGATGGCCGAGAAGTGGATGAACCACACGCGCTACATCTACCGCCAGGAAAAGAAACGCGTGTATTACCTGTCGCTGGAATTTCTGATCGGGCGACTGATGTTCGACAGCCTGAGCAACCTCGGCATTCTGGAAACCGCACGTGAAGCGCTCAAAGGCCTGAACGTCGATCTGGAAAGAATTCGCACGCTGGAACCCGATGCCGCACTGGGCAACGGCGGTCTGGGCCGCCTGGCCGCGTGCTTCATGGAGAGCATGTCCTCCCTCGGCATCGCCGGTCACGGTTACGGCATTCGTTATGAGCACGGCCTATTCCGTCAGGCCATCGTCGATGGCTGGCAGCAGGAACAGACCGAGAACTGGCTGGACTTCGGTAACCCGTGGGAGTTCGAACGTCCGGAAGTGATCTACCAGATCGGCTTTGGCGGCAGCGTTCAGCCGGTCCTCGACAGCAACGGCACGCCGGTGCTGGATGCCTCGGGCGAGACCCGTCAGGTCTGGAGCGCGGGCGAAACCGTCCGGGCGATTGCCTACGACACCCCCGTCGTCGGCTGGCGCGGCAAGGCCGTGAACACCCTGCGTCTGTGGCGTGCACGAGCGGTTGAAGACCTTCACCTCGAACGCTTCAACGCCGGTGACCACGTGGGTGCGGTGGCGGAAGTCGTGCGCGCCGAGAGTATTTCCCGCGTGCTCTATCCGAACGACAGCACCGAAGCGGGGCAGGAACTGCGCTTGCGTCAGGAATATTTCTTCGTGTCGGCCTCGCTGCAAGACCTGCTGCGTCGCCACAAGAACATGGGCTACACGATCAACAGCCTGCCTGAACACGCCGCGATCCAGATGAACGACACGCACCCGTCGATTGCCGTCGCGGAGCTGATGCGCATCTTGATCGACCTGTACGACGTGGAGTGGGACGAAGCCTGGCGCATCACCGTCGGCACCCTCGCTTACACCAACCACACGCTGTTGCCCGAGGCGCTGGAGACCTGGTCGGTCGGCCTGATGGAACGCATGCTGCCGCGCCACATGCAGATCATTTATATGATCAACGCTCAGCACATCGACGACGTGCGCCTGGAACACAAAGACGACCCGGACCTGTTCGGTCTGCTGCGCGCGGTGTCGTTGATCGAAGAAGACAACGGCCGTCGCGTGCGCATGGGCAATTTGGCGTTCATCGGTTCCCACAGCATCAACGGCGTGTCGGCCCTGCACACGCAACTGATGCGCAAGACCGTGTTCGCTCAACTGCACAAGCTGTATCCGGACCGCATCAATAACAAAACCAACGGCATCACCTTCCGCCGCTGGCTGTTCCAGTCCAACCCGCAGCTCACCTCGATGCTGGTTGAGAAACTGGGCGAACAGGTCCTCGACAACCACGAAACCGCGCTGCTCAAACTGGAGCCGTTGGCCGACAACGCCGCGTTCCAGCAAGCGTTCGCTGCGCAACGGCTGCAGAGCAAAACCGCGCTGGCCAACATCGTTCAGGAACGGCTGGGCATCACGCTCAACCCGGAAGCGCTGTTCGACGTGCAGGTGAAACGGATTCACGAATACAAGCGCCAGCTGTTGAACCTGTTCCACACCGTGGCGCTGTATCAGGCCATGCGTGCCGACCCGAGCACCGACTGGGTGCCACGCGTGAAGATTTTCGCGGGCAAGGCGGCGGCCAGTTATCACTCGGCCAAGCTGATCATCAAACTGGCGAACGACATCGCCCGGACGGTGAACAACGATCCGACCCTGCGCGGTCGCCTCAAAGTGGTGTTCCTGCCGAACTACAACGTGAGTCTGGCAGAAAGCATCATTCCGGCTGCCGACTTGTCCGAGCAGATTTCCACGGCAGGGCTCGAGGCGTCGGGCACCAGTAACATGAAGTTCGGCCTCAACGGCGCGCTGACCATCGGCACCCTGGACGGCGCCAACGTGGAGATGAGCGAGCAGGTCGGGCTGGAACACATGTTCATCTTCGGCATGACGTCGCAAGAAGTCGAAGCGCGCAAACATGCGGGCGAGTTCAACGCGCACAACGACATCGCGTCGTCGCCGCGCCTGAACGACGTGCTGCAAGCGATTCGTGGCGGGGTGTTCTCGCCGGATGACCCGTATCGCTATGCCGGGTTGATCGAGCAGTTGATCAACTACGACCGTTTCTTTGTCTGTGCGGATTTCGAGTCGTACTGGGACGCTCAGGCCCGCGTCGAAAAACGCTGGCACGAGAGCAAGGAATGGTGGCGCTCAGCGGTCCTCAACACAGCCCGCATGGGCTGGTTCTCCTCGGATCGGACGATTCGGGAGTACGCGAACGAGATCTGGCAGGCGCTGGATTGA
- a CDS encoding DUF2339 domain-containing protein, which translates to MQWILLLAGLFIGAVLDESLMGGAVGAVVGLALGLSLRLSSVAREAAAQKAELAKTRLDLQAVQARLSQLNSTATQLPDTPAPAPLDIQPVADTGPELLWDLPDLEPEPVESTTDSEWRRPVDAPPPVRPVAPPPAQPNLFDSALLRAKDWLLGGNTVLRVGVVLLFLGLAFLLRYATEGMVVPIEARYAGVAAAALALLGLGWWLRQRNESFALMLQGTGVAVLYLTVFAAMKVHTLLAPGMAFSLLVAVTVFSAILALTQNSLALACVAALGGFAAPLLTSSGEGSHVALFSYFALLNAGIFAIAWFKAWRPLNLIGFVGTFGIGCAWGLKAYTPELFWSTEPFLILFFLMYLAIGLLFARRKLQEHATGPENDSREAVLRWSAKHSHYVDGSLLFGTPIAGFGLQYAIVQHIEFGAAFSALVLGLLYMGIARVLAGRAPGRALLLVETCLSLGVVFATLAIPLGLSAQWTTVAWAVEGAAVFWLGMRQNRLLARFFGLLLQLGAGFAFLGMVGRWAAWNDGPTFNHGDFWTPLIIALAGLISAFVVERIGTLRLAFSERVLQPALLVWGALWWSIALCVSTYYVPGAREIPTLLLLGAFSVGLWTVVSLRLKWSGLAQLCTLLAPASLVLLALMLFNPYYHPAADWGWLGWVAVFAAHVLSLKKLDAVLNGHLRSAAHVLGCWLILGVLSLELRYGLLILSESYNAWRWLGWALLPSLYLLAMTAPRNGPVPWPVSAYPREYRVWAAAPLAVLMLAWFWLANWFSEGAADPLPYLPLINPLELGLLITLTSIFSWTRQQLPQLGVSPDHARKVALVIAGASVFALVTAMVMRTAHHWAGVAWHTDALFESMRVQAGLSIVWTLMALALMIGGHLRKQRDVWIVGAVLIGIVVAKLFFVELSNRGGLERIVSFIGVGILLLVVGYFAPLPPKKPTRSPSSDDVAPRDSASP; encoded by the coding sequence GTGCAATGGATTCTTCTGTTGGCTGGGTTGTTCATCGGGGCGGTGTTGGACGAATCGCTGATGGGCGGCGCTGTGGGTGCGGTTGTCGGCCTGGCTCTTGGATTGAGCTTGCGCCTCTCCTCTGTCGCGCGCGAAGCCGCTGCGCAGAAGGCCGAGCTGGCGAAAACCCGGCTTGATCTCCAAGCCGTTCAAGCACGTCTGAGCCAACTGAACTCGACAGCCACGCAACTGCCAGACACCCCTGCGCCCGCTCCGCTCGATATCCAGCCCGTCGCCGACACCGGCCCCGAACTGCTGTGGGATCTGCCGGACCTCGAACCTGAGCCTGTTGAATCCACCACTGATTCCGAATGGCGCCGCCCGGTCGATGCCCCTCCCCCGGTGCGCCCTGTTGCTCCGCCGCCAGCCCAGCCGAACCTGTTCGACAGCGCCCTGCTCCGCGCCAAGGACTGGTTGCTCGGTGGCAACACGGTGTTGCGCGTCGGCGTGGTGCTGCTGTTTCTCGGTCTGGCATTTCTGCTGCGCTACGCCACCGAAGGGATGGTCGTGCCCATCGAAGCTCGTTACGCCGGGGTCGCGGCGGCTGCGCTGGCGCTATTGGGATTGGGCTGGTGGCTGCGTCAACGCAACGAATCTTTCGCCCTGATGCTGCAAGGCACGGGCGTCGCGGTGCTGTACCTGACGGTCTTCGCCGCGATGAAAGTCCACACCCTGCTCGCCCCCGGCATGGCCTTCAGCCTGTTGGTCGCGGTGACGGTGTTCTCGGCCATTCTGGCGCTGACGCAAAACTCCCTGGCCCTCGCCTGCGTCGCCGCGCTCGGTGGTTTCGCAGCTCCGTTGCTGACGTCCTCGGGCGAAGGCAGCCATGTCGCGCTGTTCAGCTATTTCGCCCTGCTCAACGCCGGGATCTTCGCCATCGCCTGGTTCAAGGCGTGGCGCCCGCTGAACCTGATCGGCTTCGTCGGCACGTTCGGCATCGGCTGCGCGTGGGGCTTGAAGGCCTATACGCCAGAGTTGTTCTGGAGCACCGAGCCGTTCCTGATTCTGTTCTTCCTGATGTACCTGGCCATTGGCTTACTGTTCGCCCGCCGCAAGCTTCAAGAGCACGCCACTGGCCCTGAAAACGACAGTCGTGAGGCGGTCTTGCGCTGGTCGGCGAAGCACAGTCACTACGTCGACGGCAGCCTCTTATTCGGCACGCCCATCGCCGGGTTCGGGCTGCAATACGCCATCGTCCAACACATCGAATTCGGCGCGGCCTTCAGTGCCTTGGTGCTGGGCCTCCTTTATATGGGCATCGCGCGGGTGCTCGCCGGACGCGCGCCGGGCCGGGCATTGCTGCTGGTCGAAACCTGCCTGTCACTCGGGGTGGTGTTCGCGACGCTGGCCATTCCTCTGGGGCTGAGCGCGCAGTGGACGACCGTCGCATGGGCCGTCGAGGGCGCTGCGGTGTTCTGGTTGGGCATGCGCCAGAACCGCCTGCTGGCGAGGTTCTTCGGTCTGCTGCTGCAATTGGGTGCAGGCTTCGCGTTTCTCGGCATGGTGGGTCGCTGGGCTGCGTGGAACGACGGCCCGACCTTCAATCATGGCGATTTCTGGACGCCGCTGATCATCGCGCTCGCAGGCTTGATCAGCGCCTTCGTCGTCGAGCGGATCGGCACGTTGCGTCTGGCGTTCAGCGAACGCGTCCTGCAACCCGCGCTGTTGGTCTGGGGCGCGCTGTGGTGGTCGATCGCCCTGTGCGTCAGCACCTATTACGTGCCGGGCGCGCGAGAGATTCCAACGCTGTTGTTGCTGGGCGCCTTCAGTGTCGGGCTGTGGACCGTCGTGTCGCTGCGCCTCAAATGGTCGGGGCTGGCGCAGCTGTGCACGCTGTTGGCGCCCGCCAGCCTCGTGCTGCTGGCCTTGATGCTGTTCAACCCTTATTACCACCCCGCTGCAGATTGGGGCTGGCTCGGCTGGGTGGCGGTGTTCGCGGCTCATGTGCTGTCGCTGAAGAAGCTGGACGCTGTGCTCAATGGACACCTGCGCAGCGCCGCGCATGTTCTTGGGTGCTGGCTGATCCTCGGCGTGCTGTCGCTGGAATTGCGTTACGGCCTGTTGATCCTGTCGGAGTCCTACAACGCGTGGCGCTGGCTGGGTTGGGCCTTGCTGCCAAGCCTTTATTTGCTGGCGATGACCGCGCCGCGCAATGGGCCGGTGCCGTGGCCGGTCAGTGCCTACCCTCGCGAATATAGGGTCTGGGCCGCTGCGCCTCTCGCGGTCCTGATGCTGGCGTGGTTCTGGCTGGCAAACTGGTTCAGCGAAGGGGCGGCCGATCCGCTGCCTTACCTCCCGTTGATCAACCCGTTGGAGTTGGGCCTGTTGATCACCCTCACCAGTATTTTCAGCTGGACACGTCAGCAACTGCCGCAGCTGGGCGTCAGTCCCGATCATGCGCGCAAAGTGGCGCTGGTCATTGCCGGGGCTTCGGTCTTTGCCCTGGTCACCGCCATGGTCATGCGCACCGCGCATCATTGGGCGGGCGTTGCCTGGCACACCGACGCGTTGTTTGAATCGATGCGCGTGCAAGCGGGCCTTTCCATCGTCTGGACCTTGATGGCGCTGGCGCTGATGATCGGCGGCCATCTGCGCAAACAGCGGGATGTGTGGATTGTCGGCGCGGTGCTGATCGGCATCGTGGTCGCCAAACTGTTCTTCGTCGAGCTGAGCAATCGCGGCGGACTTGAGCGAATCGTCTCGTTCATCGGCGTTGGCATTCTGCTGCTCGTGGTGGGATATTTCGCACCATTGCCGCCGAAGAAACCTACGCGCAGCCCATCGTCAGACGACGTTGCGCCCAGAGATTCGGCATCGCCATGA
- a CDS encoding DUF3999 domain-containing protein — protein sequence MKIRSSLLSRQPLVKAAVLGSFLCAALFAQAEDLPDDFTSHTPLSVSGEGPWYRLELPLAAQLNARQGNLNDVRIFNADGQAQPYALTLSQPQRAEDETPVDVKWFPLYNSDDAKDAEPKIRVERTTTGTLVEVQPQSEIEAGEEILRGWLLDTSAINAPLDQLILDWNAERDGFQRFSIEASDDLQHWKRWGEGQVARLSFADERVEQRVVTLPGRNARYLRLLWTNPQSAPTLTSAQLVSTRPGVMPLSWSPSITGTVEKSSVYVWQLPVALPLERMKVDITQPNSLAPATLYGRADINAPWQLIDDGLLYRLTQNGQEVVQDEMALPGNVVRQLKLEVDDRGGGLGNVAPKLSFAVRATQVVFLGRGAPPYSLAIGNATIKGANLPLNTLVPGVTPEKLAALGTARLTTTPVAVAAPAAPVAAGPDWKRIGLWGVLVLGVIFLGWMAIGTLRASNSKR from the coding sequence ATGAAAATCAGGAGTTCGTTGTTGAGCCGTCAGCCCCTCGTCAAGGCCGCTGTTTTGGGATCGTTCCTGTGCGCCGCGCTGTTCGCTCAGGCCGAAGACCTGCCAGACGATTTCACCAGCCACACACCGTTGAGCGTCAGCGGCGAAGGGCCGTGGTATCGCCTTGAGCTGCCACTCGCCGCACAGTTGAACGCACGTCAAGGCAACCTCAACGACGTGCGCATTTTCAACGCCGATGGCCAGGCCCAGCCATACGCGCTCACTCTCAGTCAGCCGCAGCGCGCCGAAGACGAAACTCCCGTCGATGTGAAGTGGTTCCCCCTGTACAACAGCGACGACGCCAAGGACGCCGAGCCGAAAATCCGCGTCGAACGCACCACCACCGGTACGCTGGTCGAAGTCCAGCCCCAGAGCGAGATCGAGGCAGGCGAAGAAATCCTGCGCGGCTGGCTGCTCGACACCAGCGCCATCAACGCGCCGCTGGACCAGTTGATTCTCGACTGGAACGCCGAGCGCGACGGCTTTCAGCGATTCAGCATCGAGGCCAGCGACGACTTGCAGCACTGGAAGCGCTGGGGCGAGGGTCAGGTGGCGCGGCTGTCGTTCGCAGACGAGCGCGTCGAACAGCGCGTCGTAACCCTGCCTGGACGCAACGCTCGCTATCTGCGTCTGCTGTGGACCAACCCGCAATCGGCACCGACGCTGACGTCCGCGCAATTGGTCAGCACACGCCCCGGTGTGATGCCGCTGAGCTGGTCGCCGAGCATCACCGGGACGGTCGAGAAGTCCAGCGTGTATGTCTGGCAGCTTCCGGTGGCCCTGCCGCTGGAGCGCATGAAGGTCGACATCACTCAGCCCAACAGCCTCGCGCCGGCCACGCTGTATGGCCGTGCGGACATCAACGCCCCATGGCAGCTCATCGACGACGGCCTGCTCTACCGGCTGACTCAGAACGGTCAAGAAGTGGTGCAGGATGAAATGGCGCTGCCCGGCAATGTCGTCCGGCAACTGAAACTCGAAGTCGATGATCGTGGCGGTGGCTTGGGCAATGTAGCGCCAAAACTCAGCTTCGCCGTGCGCGCCACGCAAGTGGTGTTCCTGGGCCGAGGAGCACCGCCTTACAGCCTTGCCATCGGCAACGCGACCATCAAAGGCGCAAACCTGCCGCTCAACACGTTGGTGCCCGGCGTGACGCCGGAGAAACTGGCAGCGTTGGGCACGGCCAGATTGACCACGACGCCGGTGGCCGTTGCAGCGCCCGCCGCCCCCGTCGCCGCGGGGCCGGACTGGAAACGCATCGGCCTGTGGGGCGTGCTGGTGCTAGGGGTGATTTTTTTGGGATGGATGGCGATTGGCACGTTGCGCGCATCGAATTCGAAGCGTTGA